GCAGCGGATCGCGCGGTACGGTTGCCGTGAGCGCCGCTGGCGCGCTCTGCGTGGCGCGCGCCAACGGCAACACCTGGACACGCCCCGGCAAGTCCTGGTGGTGCGTCTCGTGCGGAGCAAAGCCAGGCTCGTCGCGGAACACGCGATTGACCGCTTCGATCACCGGGCGGGCGCTGCGTCGTGACTCGTTCAGGGCGACCGCGCTGCCACCGAGAGCGTCCTCGACGTGGCGCGTGCCGAGCTCGAACAGGCGCGCCTCGGCCCCGCGGAAGCGATAGATCGACTGCTTCGGATCACCGACCAGAAACACCGTCGGCGCGCGATCGACGGCGGCGGAGGCATCGAGCCACGCGCGCAGGATCTGCCACTGCAGCGGGTTGGTGTCCTGGAACTCGTCGACCAGCACGTGACGGTAGCGCGCGTCCAGCTTGTACTGCATGTATTCCGCATGATCGGAGCGGGACAGCAGCCGCCACGCGCGCCACTCGATGTCGATGAAGTCCATCGCCTCGCGCTGGCGCTTCAGGCGCTGGTAGATGTCGATGAGGCGGACGGCACACGGCAGCGCCGCCGCGTGCAGGCGCCACACCTGCTGTTCCGTGTGTGCACCGCTCGCCGCTGCGAGTCGCTCGCACACGTGCCTCCAGGCGGCCTCCGCGCCGAATTTCGTGCAAGCCTTCGTGCAGACCTTGCGCGGCTCGTGCTCCTGCGTCAGGAGACTCGTTTCGAGCGCCGCGAACTGGGCTGCCACCACGGGCTGCGCGAGCGCCGCGTCGATCGCGTCGGCCAAGGCATGCGCTGCGTCAGAGCCGCGCCGAAGCGCGGCGCTCGTTGTGTGCAAGGCATCGAGAAAGCGCGCGTCCGCCATGACGTCGGCGATCGGGTCCGCATCGGGATCGACGCCGAGCTGGCGTTTCAAGTCGGCGAGCGCGAACGCGATCGGATCCTCGTGGCCCGCGGTGTAGGCCCACCAGCGTGCGCGCTCGTGCAGCAGACGGTTGAGCAGTCGACGTACCGTGTGAAGATCGTAATGCTCGATCAGACGGCGGAAGCCGGCGGCGAGCGCACTGGCTTCGTCGCGGCGCAGACCTTGCGCAAACTCGTCCCACGCATCGCGTACGAGATCGGACGTATGCTCGATCAGCGTCGTGTTGCCGGGCGCGCCCTCCGCCAGCGGCGAGCGCTTCAGGACTTCCAGGAACCAGCCGTGGAAGGTGCTCACGGTGACGCCGGGCTGCGCAGTGAGGAAGCGTTCGAACAGGCCGCGCGCCGGCTGCAGCAGGTCATCCACTTCGCCGTCCGGAACGGAGCGCGCGGCAAGAAACTCCCGCACCTCGTCATCCGGTCGCAGCGCCAGCACGCGCAGCCCGTCGCGAAGGCGACTCTCCATTTCCTGAGCGGCCTTGCGCGTGAAGGTGATGGCGAGGATCTCGGACGGCGCCGCGCCGGCCAGCAGCAGACGCAGAATGCGTGAAACGAGGAGCCAGGTCTTGCCCGATCCCGCGCAGGCTTCCACGGCCACGTGGCGCGACGGGTCGAGCGCGATCCGGTTCAGTTCCTCGCGCTTCATGTCCAGTGGTCGCGGCGACAAAGCGCGCGCATCTCGCACCAGCGGCAGGTCGAGAGATCGCCGTGCGCGGGGAGCCGTGCACCGCCGACGAGCCCGGAAAACGCGCGCACCATGCGCTGGCGATCATCCGCGGCGAGCACGGCGGGATCGCCCTCCGGCGGCACCGCCGCCACCTTGCCCTTGTCCAGGCTCACGTAGGCAGCGTCCGCGACACCCTCCTGCAGCAGCGCGTACGCAGCAAGCTGCACGTCCTCGCCCGCATCCCGCACCTTGCGCCGCAGGACCTCGACGCTCTGCGTCTTGTAATCCAGGACGGCGCATTCCAGGCCCTCGGCCGTCGCGCGCTGGTCGATGCGGTCGAGGCGGCCACGCAGCGTCACGCTGCCGCCGCCGGCGAGCGTGAGCACGACCTGTCGTGTCTGCTCTCCCGCTGCGAACTGCCAGCCGTCCGCTTCGCGCGCCGCCTGCCAGTCGAGATAGGCCGGAATCAGCACCCGCCAGCGCGTGAGCCAGCCCACTGCGAGATAGTTGCGCGCGAGAAGCGGGGCGAAGACCTCGTCGCTGATGGCGGCAAGCTCCTGCGCGAGCTCGCCGCGATCGGCCGTCGAGACGCGCGCGTGCCGCCCGTGGAAGCGCTGCAGGACAGCGTGCACCAGTTCGCCGTAATCGCGCTTCTCGATCTCCTCGCGCACCTCGTCGAGCTCGTTCAACTTCAGCAGGTGGCGAGCGTAGAACTGATAGGGGCACGCGACGAGACTTGCCCACGCGCTGACCGACACCTGAGGCGGCACGAGGTCGGCTGCCGCCGGTGCCGGCGGGCCGGCAACCTCGGGCAGGGCACTGTCCTGCGTCGCGCCTGCGACCCGCGCCGCGGGCAGGATGCTGGACGGCGCAGTCCGCAGGCCGTGCCCGAAGGCCAGCTCGCTGAACGCTTCGAGGCGCGCGAAATACGGACTCACGAGGTTCGGCTCATCGTCGACCTGCGCCTGCCAGGTGACGAAGACTTCGGGTGTCGCGGCGACGAGCGCGAGCAATTGACGGCGCACGTCTTCGAGCTCGTCTTCGCGCGTCGGCAAACCGAGCTCGCGACGCACGGACTGGTTGAAGAACAGCGTCGCACCCGCGCCCGCAGGAAACTGCCGCGCGTCGCACCCAAGCAGGATGACACCGTCGAACTCCCGCAACGCCGTCGCCGCGAGATGCGTGAACAGCACCGGACTCGTCACGTCCCGATCGCGGAACGTCGCGCGTTCGAGTTCGCCATCGAGCCAGCGGCGCCACGCCCCGAAGTCGAACCGCGGCCCGCTGTCCTTGAGCTCACGTGCCATGCGCGCGAGCAGGTCGAGCAACTGTTGCCCGGCGGCATCGCGCGCGAGCGCCTGCGCGACGCCGAGCACGTCGAGCGCCTGATTCAATCGCTCGAGCCAGCCGCCGACGGTGGCATGGCGTCGCGCGAACATGCGCAGCGCGCCGCCCTGCAGGCATTCGAGCGCTGCGCGCGCGTGCCCCGCTTCGTCGCCACCCGCGGCGGCCTCGATGAAATTGCCGAGGCCGGAGATCACGCCTTCGCGGCGGATGATTCTCTCCACGTTGTAGGCCGCGCTGCGGCGCGCGTCCACGCTCCACTGTCCGAAAAGAAACGGCGACTTCAGCAGGTCGACGAGATCGCGGTGGTGGAAGTCGCTGCCGAGGCAGTCGAGAAACCGCATGATGACGGTGGCCGCCGCCACGGTGGAAAGCGCCCACCCGGCTTCGTCCTGGACCAGCACGCCGGCACGCTCGAGCAGCGCGCGCAGCCGCCGCGCGACGAGGCGATCGTGAACCACGACGGCGATGCGTTCCTTTCCGGCGAGAAGCCAACTGCGGATGCGCACGTCCGCCGCCTGGGCTTCCTCTTCGAAGCTGGAGGCGCCGAAGAGCGCAATGCGCTCGCGCAGCGGATCTGCGCTGGCCGCAGCAAGCGCGCGCTCGCGCAGGCTCCGCCCCTCCGCGCCCCGCGCCGGCCACGCCGCCGCGAGCACCTGCACGACGGGGTCCGCGCCGGCGACCGCAGGGCCGCCGGAGATGACGAGCACGGGCTGGCGCATGTCATACGCCGCCAGGAATTCGGCCTCGGCCGCACTGAGGCGGTCGAGGCCGACCGCCACCAGCGGCGCCGCGGCGGATGCAGCGAGCTTCGCGAGTTGCAGGTGATGGCGCGTGACGGCGTCGATCACCTCCTCACCGTCGCCCGTCATCGCGCGCCATGACTCGTGCACCAGCCGCGCTTCCATCTCCATCGGCGCGCCCGCCCGCTGCCGGTAGGCGAGTTCCAGCCGCGCGGTGAAGTCGTCGACCGTGGTCGGCAGCACGGCGTGATGCCGTGTCAGATCGTCCGCGAGCTGGCGCAACTCGGCGGCCACCGCCCACAGGTCCGCGTCATCGAACCAGCCGCGGCCGCGGAGCTGAGCGACGAGCGCCAGTTCACGCGCGCTGTCGGTCCAGAGCGGCCGCGACACGGGGACCGATGCCGCCCAGTCGGCCAGCGTGGTCAGGCGCGGCAGCCGCAGCACCGGCGCGCTCGTAGCCTCGACCAGGGCATGCGCGAAGGCCGGCGCCGCCGCACGCGTCGGCAGCAGCACGACCATCCGGGAAAAATCGGCGTCGAGGAAACCGTAACGCTCGACGAGTTGCCCAGCGGCATTGCGCAGGAGCCGCGGCAGCGGCAGGGTCAGGTGTTCCAGATGCGGGGCGGTACGCTCGGTCGAGCGGAGTTCAGCTGTTCGGTGACGTGGTGAGCAGCATCAACGACCGGCATTCGCCAGCGATGCAATCGGGGAACGTGCGACCTGGACGCATTCCATGAATACCACTACTTCTCCAGCAGTTCGCGCTTGTCCTTGACCTTGCCCCATCCGGAGGCGTCCGCACGCGAGCCGCGGAGCAGGTGCCCTCGGGGTACGACCGGCGAGCGAGCGACAAGGACGCATTCCAAATCGCGACTATTTCTCCAGCAGTTCACGCTTGTCCTTGACCTTGGCCCATTCGTCTGCGTCCTCCAGCGCGTCCTTCTTTTCGACGATCGCGGGCCAAGCCTTGGCGAGCTCCGCGTTCATGGCGATGAATTCCTGCTGGTCCGCCGGCACGTCGTCCTCCGCAAAAATGGCTTCGACCGGGCATTCGGCCACACAGAGCGTGCAATCGATACATTCGTCGGGGTCGATCACCAGAAAGTTGGGACCTTCGCGGAAACAGTCCACGGGACAGACGTCCACACAGTCCGTGTACTTGCACTTGACGCAGCTTTCGGTAACGACGTAAGTCATGACGCCCTCTGATTTTCTATGCGCGTTGCGGATCGCTCGTGCGGCGAATGCGCGCGATTCTAGCAGAAACGCTACCCGGCTTTCCGGCCCTTCCCATACGGCGCCGTTTTGGATAGCATGAGTGTGTCAATCCCTCCCCTGCCGGCCTGCTTGGCGGCGCTCCCCCGAAATTTGCTGGTTCCGGATCATCCATGAGTGAGCACATCCATTACGTCACCGACGACACTTTCGAACAGGAAGTCCTGCAGTCGTCCACACCCGTTCTCGTCGACTACTGGGCGGAGTGGTGCGGCCCGTGCAAGATGATCGCGCCCATCCTGGACGAGGTGGCGAAGGAATATTCCGGCAAGCTCAAGGTGGCCAAGCTCAACATCGACGAGAATCAGGCGACGCCGCCGCGCTTTGGCATTCGCGGCATTCCGACGCTGATGCTGTTCAAGAACGGCAACGTCGAGGCGACCAAGGTGGGTGCATTGTCGAAGTCGCAGCTTTCCGCCTTCATTGACAGCAACCTCTGAACTCTTTAGGTTTAGCCTCACCGCCGTTCCCGACGCCATCGTGTTCGCGATGGCGATGTAGTCCCGGACCGATCGGGACGCCCGTTTCCTCGCCGAATCGCCCCCGACTCCTGGTTGTCCGTTTTCTTCCCGCTCGCACGCGCCCATCCTCATGCACCTGTCCGATCTGAAAAATCTCCACGTCACCGAACTGGTGGAGATGGCCATCGCCAACGAAATCGAAGGCGCGAATCGCCTGCGCAAGCAGGATCTGATCTTCGCCCTCCTCAAGAACCAGGCCAAGCGCGGCGAAAGCATCTACGGCGAGGGCACCCTCGAGGTACTGCCGGACGGCTTCGGCTTCCTGCGCTCGCCCGATACGTCCTATCTGGCGGGACCGGACGACATCTACGTGAGCCCTTCGCAGATCCGCCGCTTCAACCTGCACACCGGCGACTCGGTCGAGGGGGAGATCCGCACGCCGAAGGATGGCGAGCGCTATTTCGCGCTGGTGAAGGTGGACAAGGTCAACCACGAGCCACCGGAGAACGCGAAGCACAAGATCCTGTTCGAGAACCTGACGCCGCTGCACCCGACGCAGCCGCTCGTTCTGGAACGCGACATCAAGGCCGAGGAGAACATCACCGGCCGCATCATCGACATCATCGCGCCGATCGGCAAGGGCCAGCGCGGGCTCATCGTCTCCCCGCCGAAGGCCGGCAAGACGGTGCTGATGCAGCACATCGCCCACAGCATCACTGCCAATCATCCTGACGTCATCCTCATCGTGCTGCTCATCGACGAGCGTCCCGAGGAAGTGACGGAGATGACACGCACGGTGAAAGGCGAGGTGGTGGCGTCGACCTTCGACGAACCCGCGACGCGCCACGTGCAGGTGGCCGAGATGGTGATCGAAAAGGCGAAGCGTCTCGTCGAGCACAAGAAGGACGTGGTGATCCTGCTCGATTCGATCACGCGGCTTGCCCGCGCCTACAACACCGTGGTGCCCGCGTCCGGCAAGGTGCTGACCGGTGGTGTCGACTCGAACGCGCTGCAGCGGCCGAAGCGCTTTTTCGGCGCCGCCCGCAACATCGAGGAAGGCGGCTCGCTCACCATCCTGGCAACTGCCCTGATCGACACCGGATCGCGCATGGACGACGTCATCTACGAGGAGTTCAAGGGTACCGGCAACATGGAGATTCACCTCGATC
This genomic interval from Betaproteobacteria bacterium contains the following:
- a CDS encoding UvrD-helicase domain-containing protein, producing the protein MKREELNRIALDPSRHVAVEACAGSGKTWLLVSRILRLLLAGAAPSEILAITFTRKAAQEMESRLRDGLRVLALRPDDEVREFLAARSVPDGEVDDLLQPARGLFERFLTAQPGVTVSTFHGWFLEVLKRSPLAEGAPGNTTLIEHTSDLVRDAWDEFAQGLRRDEASALAAGFRRLIEHYDLHTVRRLLNRLLHERARWWAYTAGHEDPIAFALADLKRQLGVDPDADPIADVMADARFLDALHTTSAALRRGSDAAHALADAIDAALAQPVVAAQFAALETSLLTQEHEPRKVCTKACTKFGAEAAWRHVCERLAAASGAHTEQQVWRLHAAALPCAVRLIDIYQRLKRQREAMDFIDIEWRAWRLLSRSDHAEYMQYKLDARYRHVLVDEFQDTNPLQWQILRAWLDASAAVDRAPTVFLVGDPKQSIYRFRGAEARLFELGTRHVEDALGGSAVALNESRRSARPVIEAVNRVFRDEPGFAPHETHHQDLPGRVQVLPLARATQSAPAALTATVPRDPLRTPRREEPEGAREAEAVQLVAGIRDIVGRWRIRDDATLRERPAGYADILLLVRGRTHLTVYEQRLRAARIPYLTPRQGGLLLTLEAADLTSLLRFLVT
- a CDS encoding PD-(D/E)XK nuclease family protein, which produces MVVLLPTRAAAPAFAHALVEATSAPVLRLPRLTTLADWAASVPVSRPLWTDSARELALVAQLRGRGWFDDADLWAVAAELRQLADDLTRHHAVLPTTVDDFTARLELAYRQRAGAPMEMEARLVHESWRAMTGDGEEVIDAVTRHHLQLAKLAASAAAPLVAVGLDRLSAAEAEFLAAYDMRQPVLVISGGPAVAGADPVVQVLAAAWPARGAEGRSLRERALAAASADPLRERIALFGASSFEEEAQAADVRIRSWLLAGKERIAVVVHDRLVARRLRALLERAGVLVQDEAGWALSTVAAATVIMRFLDCLGSDFHHRDLVDLLKSPFLFGQWSVDARRSAAYNVERIIRREGVISGLGNFIEAAAGGDEAGHARAALECLQGGALRMFARRHATVGGWLERLNQALDVLGVAQALARDAAGQQLLDLLARMARELKDSGPRFDFGAWRRWLDGELERATFRDRDVTSPVLFTHLAATALREFDGVILLGCDARQFPAGAGATLFFNQSVRRELGLPTREDELEDVRRQLLALVAATPEVFVTWQAQVDDEPNLVSPYFARLEAFSELAFGHGLRTAPSSILPAARVAGATQDSALPEVAGPPAPAAADLVPPQVSVSAWASLVACPYQFYARHLLKLNELDEVREEIEKRDYGELVHAVLQRFHGRHARVSTADRGELAQELAAISDEVFAPLLARNYLAVGWLTRWRVLIPAYLDWQAAREADGWQFAAGEQTRQVVLTLAGGGSVTLRGRLDRIDQRATAEGLECAVLDYKTQSVEVLRRKVRDAGEDVQLAAYALLQEGVADAAYVSLDKGKVAAVPPEGDPAVLAADDRQRMVRAFSGLVGGARLPAHGDLSTCRWCEMRALCRRDHWT
- a CDS encoding ferredoxin family protein, translating into MTYVVTESCVKCKYTDCVDVCPVDCFREGPNFLVIDPDECIDCTLCVAECPVEAIFAEDDVPADQQEFIAMNAELAKAWPAIVEKKDALEDADEWAKVKDKRELLEK
- the trxA gene encoding thioredoxin TrxA — protein: MSEHIHYVTDDTFEQEVLQSSTPVLVDYWAEWCGPCKMIAPILDEVAKEYSGKLKVAKLNIDENQATPPRFGIRGIPTLMLFKNGNVEATKVGALSKSQLSAFIDSNL
- the rho gene encoding transcription termination factor Rho, which codes for MHLSDLKNLHVTELVEMAIANEIEGANRLRKQDLIFALLKNQAKRGESIYGEGTLEVLPDGFGFLRSPDTSYLAGPDDIYVSPSQIRRFNLHTGDSVEGEIRTPKDGERYFALVKVDKVNHEPPENAKHKILFENLTPLHPTQPLVLERDIKAEENITGRIIDIIAPIGKGQRGLIVSPPKAGKTVLMQHIAHSITANHPDVILIVLLIDERPEEVTEMTRTVKGEVVASTFDEPATRHVQVAEMVIEKAKRLVEHKKDVVILLDSITRLARAYNTVVPASGKVLTGGVDSNALQRPKRFFGAARNIEEGGSLTILATALIDTGSRMDDVIYEEFKGTGNMEIHLDRRMAEKRIYPSINVNRSGTRREELLIKQEILQKIWVLRKLLYPMDDLEAMEFLLDKIKATKGNADFFDSMRRG